Proteins co-encoded in one Kribbella qitaiheensis genomic window:
- a CDS encoding Gfo/Idh/MocA family protein: MPASPRPSRPGRFGQLTSAVASVAWWRSDEYYASAGWRGTWEQDGGGALMNQGVHTVDLLLWFMGRPVNIQAQAIRAAHHAIEVEDTVVATLTFESGAVATLHATTAAFPGGRTRVSVHGTEGGAELEDDELRRFNVDGSTDEVTVDAEQPGGHVAQYEDIFDAIGNGKQPGITVHDAIDALATVRAVYVASTLQRPVKFVDVLEGRYDDVEVSRGIGLPPS; encoded by the coding sequence GTGCCCGCATCGCCCAGGCCATCCAGGCCGGGCCGGTTCGGCCAGCTGACCTCGGCAGTCGCCTCCGTCGCCTGGTGGCGAAGCGACGAGTACTACGCGTCCGCCGGCTGGCGTGGCACCTGGGAACAGGACGGCGGCGGCGCACTGATGAACCAGGGCGTCCATACCGTCGACCTGCTGCTGTGGTTCATGGGCCGGCCGGTGAACATCCAGGCCCAGGCGATCCGCGCGGCCCACCACGCAATCGAGGTCGAGGACACCGTGGTCGCCACCCTGACCTTCGAGTCCGGCGCGGTCGCCACCCTGCATGCGACGACCGCCGCGTTCCCGGGCGGCCGGACCCGCGTCTCGGTGCACGGAACCGAAGGCGGCGCAGAGCTCGAGGACGACGAACTGCGCCGCTTCAACGTCGACGGCTCCACCGACGAGGTAACGGTCGACGCGGAGCAGCCGGGCGGCCACGTCGCACAGTACGAGGACATTTTCGATGCCATCGGCAACGGCAAGCAGCCGGGCATCACCGTCCACGACGCCATCGACGCGCTCGCCACAGTGCGCGCGGTCTACGTCGCCTCGACGTTGCAGCGGCCGGTCAAGTTCGTCGATGTCCTCGAAGGCCGCTACGACGACGTGGAGGTCAGCAGAGGTATCGGTCTGCCGCCGAGCTGA
- a CDS encoding GNAT family N-acetyltransferase — translation MNLTRQLTADVELRLVRPSDAESFCAAQYRCREQLRPWEPARTDEWYEPAFQATRFQNALDNDLMVPWVLATEDRVIGAMTLSNIVRGPWRNADLGYWVDAAEVGRGLASAGVAAVCELADTELLLHRIAASTLVDNEASQRVLQKNGFTQFGFAPDYLHINGAWRDHNLYQRILNKREPGEV, via the coding sequence ATGAACCTGACCCGCCAGCTCACCGCCGATGTCGAACTCCGGCTGGTGCGACCTTCCGACGCCGAGTCCTTCTGCGCCGCGCAGTACAGATGCCGTGAGCAACTACGCCCGTGGGAGCCGGCGCGTACGGACGAGTGGTACGAGCCGGCCTTCCAGGCCACGCGGTTCCAGAACGCGCTCGACAACGACCTGATGGTGCCGTGGGTGCTGGCCACCGAGGACCGGGTGATCGGCGCGATGACGCTGTCGAACATCGTGCGCGGACCGTGGCGCAATGCCGATCTCGGCTACTGGGTGGATGCCGCCGAGGTCGGCCGGGGTCTGGCCTCGGCCGGTGTCGCCGCGGTCTGCGAACTCGCCGACACCGAACTCCTCCTGCACCGGATCGCGGCCAGCACCCTGGTCGACAATGAGGCCTCCCAGCGTGTCCTGCAGAAGAACGGCTTCACCCAGTTCGGGTTCGCCCCCGACTACCTGCATATCAACGGTGCGTGGCGAGACCACAACCTCTACCAGCGCATTCTCAACAAGCGCGAGCCGGGCGAGGTCTGA
- a CDS encoding ROK family protein, translated as MCKAAAAGDPAAEKAVTQVASVIAQGAVGLVDLLDIDLIVLGGPAFEKEIAGVFLSEIDRAVNSHPIAKGTRTVAVEESMLQADAAAVGAASTIFHDAFTPRVGGSSQARRLPK; from the coding sequence GTGTGCAAAGCCGCCGCCGCCGGTGATCCGGCCGCCGAGAAGGCGGTCACCCAAGTGGCATCGGTCATTGCGCAGGGTGCGGTCGGGCTGGTGGATCTACTCGATATCGATCTGATCGTTCTCGGCGGCCCGGCGTTCGAAAAGGAAATCGCCGGGGTGTTCCTTTCCGAAATCGACCGGGCGGTGAATTCGCACCCGATCGCGAAAGGCACCCGGACGGTCGCGGTGGAGGAGTCGATGCTGCAGGCCGACGCGGCCGCGGTGGGCGCCGCCTCGACGATCTTCCACGACGCCTTCACACCCCGCGTCGGCGGCTCGAGCCAGGCTCGTAGGCTACCGAAATGA
- a CDS encoding ROK family protein, with the protein MRRETVDLAADLDASRLVDLASATVTAALSISQVDAASMLGVGVAVPGPINADGTFLDLPLQPAWRGLEIRQLLQHRFNHPVLVEKDGTAAAIGERWIGRSARACDFAYLYLGTGVGSGLILNGSIYRGLRANAGEFGQLCALKMGEWDTQGGPRMMAECNPTASLPVIAEGFGYVETDPNATDEAKRTRRCAKPPPPVIRPPRRRSPKWHRSLRRVRSGWWIYSISI; encoded by the coding sequence GTGCGGCGCGAGACCGTCGACCTGGCGGCCGATCTGGACGCGAGCAGGCTGGTGGATCTGGCCTCGGCGACCGTCACGGCCGCGCTCAGCATCAGTCAGGTGGATGCGGCCTCGATGCTCGGTGTCGGGGTGGCTGTGCCGGGCCCGATCAATGCCGACGGCACCTTCTTGGACCTGCCGTTGCAGCCGGCCTGGCGCGGTCTGGAGATCCGCCAGCTGCTGCAGCACCGGTTCAACCATCCCGTGCTGGTGGAGAAGGACGGCACGGCGGCGGCGATCGGTGAGCGTTGGATCGGCCGGTCCGCGCGGGCCTGCGACTTCGCCTATCTCTACCTGGGCACCGGCGTCGGCAGCGGACTGATCCTGAACGGCTCGATCTACCGCGGCCTGAGAGCCAACGCGGGCGAGTTCGGTCAGCTGTGTGCCCTGAAAATGGGCGAGTGGGACACGCAGGGCGGCCCGCGGATGATGGCCGAATGCAACCCGACGGCCTCGCTGCCGGTAATTGCCGAAGGATTCGGATATGTCGAGACCGATCCGAACGCGACCGACGAGGCGAAACGTACAAGGCGGTGTGCAAAGCCGCCGCCGCCGGTGATCCGGCCGCCGAGAAGGCGGTCACCCAAGTGGCATCGGTCATTGCGCAGGGTGCGGTCGGGCTGGTGGATCTACTCGATATCGATCTGA
- a CDS encoding TIM barrel protein: MGCWPQPPRSEPDKVRIAGLDVAPGQTYREAFAAYREHWEWVEDRARHHGVRALVELHFGSMTPSASAARRLLEGLDPAYVGVIHDIGNLVIEGWEEPAHGLDLLGEYLAHVHVKNCAFHLAGVDSDGTLRWEPKWVPLREGRANLAELFRALFSVGYDGWVTPEDFSTLVPPAERTSANLEYVRSLASAAGYRLG, encoded by the coding sequence ATCGGTTGCTGGCCGCAACCGCCGCGCTCGGAGCCGGACAAGGTCCGGATCGCCGGTCTGGACGTTGCACCCGGCCAGACTTATCGCGAGGCTTTCGCGGCCTACCGGGAGCATTGGGAATGGGTCGAGGACCGTGCCCGCCACCACGGCGTACGGGCGTTGGTGGAGTTGCATTTCGGGTCGATGACGCCGAGCGCGTCGGCGGCCCGGCGGTTGCTCGAAGGACTGGATCCAGCGTACGTCGGGGTGATCCACGACATCGGCAACCTGGTGATCGAGGGCTGGGAGGAGCCGGCCCACGGACTCGACCTGCTCGGTGAATACCTGGCTCACGTGCACGTGAAGAACTGCGCGTTTCATCTGGCCGGAGTGGATAGCGACGGAACGCTGCGCTGGGAGCCGAAATGGGTGCCCTTGCGCGAGGGCCGCGCGAACCTGGCGGAATTGTTCCGGGCACTGTTCTCGGTCGGCTACGACGGCTGGGTCACCCCGGAGGATTTCTCCACCCTGGTTCCGCCGGCCGAAAGGACGTCGGCGAACCTCGAATACGTCCGCTCGCTCGCAAGCGCCGCAGGTTACCGTCTCGGCTAG
- a CDS encoding enolase C-terminal domain-like protein produces MPQETPATFAQPWPVRDDIRIRSVQAIVTAPQGIPLVVVKIDTTEPGLYGLGCATFTQRWKAVKTFVDEHLARLLVGRYPGDIGDLVRLAGFSGYWRGGPVTNNAISGIDEALWDIAGKRAGMPVHELLGGKVRAAADTYIHAGGITIDQTLEQAKDFVAQGWRHIRLQVSTPGGGGYGAPRLATLYPEAPYRNGWSARDYLRTTPDLFAAARQSLPDNVELLHDVHSRLTPKEAVLLARSLEPYRLFFLEDVLAPEHWDRLPEVRAASPVPLAVGELTTSMGDAVRLVRDGGVDFIRSHISDIGGLTPARKVADLAELCGVRTAWHGPGDTSPIGAAANVALDVSSVAFGIQEGHIYNEATHEVFPGTLRIVDGWLTPNEAPGWGIDIDLEAAARYPAELSGHDEWAAGVRRIDGALEAP; encoded by the coding sequence ATGCCGCAGGAGACGCCCGCCACCTTCGCCCAGCCCTGGCCGGTCCGCGATGACATCCGGATCCGGTCCGTGCAGGCGATCGTCACCGCACCGCAAGGCATTCCGCTCGTGGTGGTGAAGATCGACACCACCGAGCCCGGGCTGTACGGCCTGGGGTGTGCGACCTTCACGCAACGCTGGAAGGCGGTGAAGACGTTCGTCGACGAGCACCTGGCCCGGTTGCTGGTCGGCCGGTACCCGGGCGATATCGGCGACCTGGTCCGGCTGGCCGGCTTCTCCGGCTACTGGCGTGGCGGCCCGGTGACCAACAACGCGATCTCCGGGATCGACGAGGCGTTGTGGGACATCGCCGGTAAGCGGGCCGGCATGCCGGTCCACGAACTGCTGGGCGGCAAGGTGCGCGCCGCTGCCGACACCTACATCCATGCCGGTGGCATCACCATCGACCAGACCCTCGAGCAGGCGAAGGACTTCGTCGCGCAGGGCTGGCGTCACATCCGGCTGCAGGTGTCGACGCCCGGTGGTGGTGGGTACGGCGCGCCTCGGCTGGCCACGCTGTACCCGGAAGCGCCGTACCGCAACGGCTGGTCGGCACGCGACTACCTCCGTACTACGCCGGACCTGTTCGCGGCGGCCCGGCAGTCGTTGCCGGACAACGTCGAGTTGCTCCACGACGTCCACTCGCGCCTGACGCCCAAGGAAGCCGTCCTGCTGGCCCGATCGCTCGAGCCGTACCGGCTGTTCTTCCTCGAGGACGTGCTGGCACCTGAGCACTGGGACCGGTTGCCCGAAGTACGGGCGGCTTCGCCGGTGCCGTTGGCCGTCGGTGAGCTGACCACCTCGATGGGTGACGCCGTTCGGCTGGTTCGCGACGGTGGCGTCGACTTCATCCGCTCGCACATCTCCGACATCGGCGGTCTCACCCCGGCGCGCAAGGTCGCCGACCTGGCCGAGCTGTGCGGCGTCCGTACGGCGTGGCACGGTCCGGGGGACACCTCGCCGATCGGGGCCGCCGCCAACGTGGCGCTCGACGTCAGCTCGGTTGCCTTCGGCATCCAAGAAGGCCACATCTACAACGAGGCGACGCACGAGGTGTTCCCGGGCACGCTCCGGATCGTCGACGGCTGGCTGACGCCGAACGAGGCGCCCGGCTGGGGGATCGACATCGACCTGGAGGCGGCCGCACGTTATCCCGCGGAACTGTCCGGTCACGACGAGTGGGCCGCCGGTGTCCGGCGCATCGATGGTGCCCTGGAAGCGCCATGA